In the Maribacter sp. MJ134 genome, one interval contains:
- a CDS encoding KdsC family phosphatase, protein MEKSYKEYLEHITTFVFDVDGVFTDGSLLVTSEGEMLRKMNVKDGYALKVALQKGYHVCIITGGTNEGVRIRLKGLGVKDIYLGAHHKIEALKDYLQSNDIANKNVLYMGDDIPDVPPMKAVGLPTCPQNAVPEVKAVSKYISHINGGQGCVRDVIEQVLKVQGNWAGNFSAAND, encoded by the coding sequence ATGGAAAAAAGTTATAAAGAATATTTAGAGCATATTACCACATTCGTTTTTGACGTAGACGGGGTTTTTACGGATGGCAGCCTTCTGGTTACTTCAGAAGGAGAAATGCTTCGTAAAATGAACGTTAAAGATGGATATGCCTTAAAAGTGGCCTTACAAAAAGGGTATCATGTATGTATTATAACCGGAGGCACTAATGAAGGGGTAAGAATCCGCTTGAAGGGCCTTGGTGTTAAAGACATTTACTTGGGTGCCCATCATAAAATAGAAGCGCTGAAAGACTATCTGCAAAGCAATGATATCGCAAACAAGAATGTACTTTATATGGGAGACGATATACCGGACGTACCACCGATGAAAGCAGTGGGGCTGCCGACCTGTCCTCAAAATGCCGTTCCGGAAGTAAAGGCCGTCAGTAAATATATTTCTCACATTAACGGAGGGCAGGGCTGCGTAAGAGATGTTATAGAGCAGGTATTGAAAGTGCAGGGTAACTGGGCGGGTAACTTTAGTGCCGCAAACGACTGA
- a CDS encoding Maf-like protein, protein MLRNILKDHKLILASGSPRRKMFFEEMGLDFEIQLRPVEEIYPEHLKGAEISDYLAALKASVFKDDLNPKEILITSDTVVWHDNESLAKAATPKEAFEMLKKLSDDWHQVITSVCFTTTDSQKVFNRITSVKFRELDDDEINYYITNYKPFDKAGAYGIQEWIGLVGIEEIKGSYTNVVGLPTQLVYKTLMHMVS, encoded by the coding sequence ATGCTGCGAAATATTTTAAAAGACCACAAACTTATATTGGCCTCTGGCTCACCCAGGAGAAAAATGTTCTTTGAGGAAATGGGACTGGATTTCGAAATTCAGTTAAGACCAGTTGAAGAAATCTATCCGGAACACTTAAAGGGAGCGGAAATCTCCGATTATCTCGCAGCATTAAAGGCTAGCGTCTTCAAAGATGACCTTAACCCTAAAGAAATACTTATCACATCGGATACTGTGGTGTGGCATGATAACGAGTCCCTTGCAAAAGCAGCCACACCCAAGGAGGCTTTTGAAATGCTTAAAAAATTGTCCGATGATTGGCATCAGGTCATAACTTCAGTATGTTTTACCACTACAGACAGTCAGAAGGTTTTTAATCGAATAACATCTGTCAAATTTAGGGAGCTAGATGATGATGAAATCAACTATTATATTACTAACTATAAACCTTTTGATAAGGCCGGTGCTTACGGTATTCAAGAATGGATTGGTTTAGTTGGCATTGAAGAAATAAAAGGATCTTATACCAATGTGGTGGGGCTACCTACCCAGTTAGTCTATAAAACGTTAATGCATATGGTAAGCTAA
- a CDS encoding septum formation inhibitor Maf, protein MKSTLKIAKGFSLLTLTLVVLVSCSENKKDKATDIALNEGVKEAVSLEKNELSKDFKAYWYAGKAEITSYKLEQARYGEMREGNAVLIYVTEPFLNDKQVKADGNNPDNIPVLKLNSTKNYLTGIYPYSIMNSSFYPVHDNQHALKLTFSSQEWCGQVYTQLNNRAKFEVASHSYFESEADQELQLDKAVLENEIWNKIRINPENLPQGNFNMIPSLEFSRLTHKELKSYSATASLTNNGKHQTYEVNYPELKRTLKINFSTQFPYTIESWSDSFISGYGANAKTLTSTGTKIKTLNTPYWRQNGNKDLYLRDSLGI, encoded by the coding sequence ATGAAATCTACCTTAAAAATTGCGAAAGGCTTTTCACTACTAACACTAACTCTAGTTGTACTGGTCTCCTGTTCCGAAAACAAAAAAGACAAAGCCACGGACATTGCATTGAACGAAGGGGTCAAAGAAGCCGTAAGTCTTGAGAAAAATGAACTATCAAAGGATTTCAAAGCCTATTGGTATGCAGGAAAGGCGGAGATTACTTCCTACAAATTAGAACAAGCTAGATATGGTGAGATGCGAGAGGGAAACGCTGTACTGATTTACGTCACGGAACCCTTTTTAAATGACAAACAAGTTAAAGCGGACGGTAATAATCCAGATAACATTCCAGTGCTTAAATTGAATTCCACCAAAAACTATCTTACGGGTATTTACCCGTACTCTATTATGAACAGTAGTTTTTACCCTGTTCATGATAACCAACACGCGCTAAAGCTTACGTTTTCCTCTCAGGAGTGGTGTGGACAGGTTTACACCCAATTGAATAACAGAGCTAAATTTGAAGTAGCGTCTCATTCCTATTTTGAAAGCGAAGCAGATCAAGAACTACAATTGGACAAAGCCGTACTCGAAAATGAAATTTGGAATAAGATTCGCATAAATCCAGAAAATTTACCCCAGGGAAATTTCAATATGATTCCTTCTTTAGAATTCTCCCGATTGACCCACAAGGAATTAAAATCGTATAGTGCTACTGCTTCGTTAACAAACAATGGCAAGCATCAGACTTATGAAGTCAATTATCCAGAATTAAAAAGAACCTTAAAGATTAACTTTAGTACTCAATTTCCGTATACCATAGAAAGTTGGTCAGATTCCTTCATTAGTGGTTATGGAGCGAATGCTAAAACCCTGACTTCGACAGGTACAAAAATCAAGACCTTGAATACCCCCTATTGGAGACAAAACGGCAATAAGGATCTGTATTTAAGAGACAGTTTAGGAATATAA
- a CDS encoding mechanosensitive ion channel domain-containing protein → MEEFLLNHKDELISTLIVFALLLILKFAFTKAAKKVGKIGDFNPVRTNLIIKYISIALTIVALAGFTLIWGVNYKDLGVLLSSVFAVIGVALFAQWSILSNLTAGVIIFFSFPFKIGNTIKILDKELLDPEQPQGETFTIEDIKAFHLHLRKTNGEILTYPNNMVLQKGVVLISTYDGQVISNVGEA, encoded by the coding sequence ATGGAAGAGTTTTTACTGAACCACAAAGACGAATTAATTTCAACTTTAATTGTTTTTGCACTATTGTTAATATTAAAATTTGCCTTTACAAAAGCAGCAAAAAAAGTTGGTAAGATTGGTGATTTTAATCCCGTACGGACAAATCTCATCATAAAGTATATTTCTATAGCCCTGACCATTGTAGCTCTTGCTGGTTTCACATTAATATGGGGTGTAAATTACAAGGATTTAGGAGTATTGCTTTCCTCGGTGTTCGCAGTCATAGGAGTTGCGTTGTTTGCGCAGTGGTCTATTCTAAGTAACCTCACGGCCGGTGTTATTATATTCTTTTCCTTTCCTTTTAAAATCGGAAACACGATTAAAATTCTGGACAAAGAGCTGCTAGACCCTGAACAACCTCAGGGCGAAACCTTTACTATAGAGGACATTAAGGCTTTTCATTTACATTTAAGGAAAACCAATGGTGAAATTCTAACCTACCCCAATAATATGGTCCTCCAAAAGGGCGTAGTCTTAATCTCTACCTATGACGGTCAAGTCATCTCGAATGTGGGCGAGGCCTAG
- a CDS encoding PIG-L family deacetylase — protein sequence MRHFVAIFTFSFLLANFVTAQTPRNQNPSDIYHAVQKLNFLGTALYIAAHPDDENTRLISYLANNVHARTGYLSLTRGDGGQNLIGSELRELLGVLRTQELLAARRVDGGEQFFTRANDFGYSKHPKETLRIWDKSTILGDVVTTIRKFKPDVIINRFDHRSPGSTHGHHTASAMLSVEAFDMANDPNAFPERLKSTELWQPQRLFFNTSWWFYGSQEKFEKADKSKLLNVDVGVFYPTLGKSNNEIASLASSQHLCQGFGRITSRGSQPEYVELLKGDLPKDKNNLFEGINTTWSRIEGGEAIGALLNKVEQNFNFKNPAIHLSDLTKAYNLLQQVSNEHWRNLKSEELKTIIAAITGLHLQAFVTTASSNPGEVLSVNIEALNRSENNILLESVVINGQLIADTSSELKENVMVKSTTEFTIPKNTNFTSPYWLLENGTLGTYKVNNKDLIGLPETPRAFNATFNLAFEGVNIPITTSIVYKYAQPDKGEIYQPFEIVPEATASFSDKVIIFSNDTPKEIPVTIKAHKDNVSGLLQFCYDNEWNVDRETKEFSIAKKGDEQTVSFTLSPPQSENESYISPIIKLNGAEITKELVTIDYDHVPTQTILLPSEAKVVRLNIEKVGEHIGYIMGAGDAVPTSLEQIGYNVHQIDPNDISENTLDKYDAVVLGIRAYNVVKELSFKQKYILDYVKNGGNVIVQYNTAGRWNNQFENIAPYDLQISRDRVTNENSEVAIIAKNHSLVNYPNKISEDDFNGWVQERGLYFPNKWSKEFTPILEMKDEGESLKKGSLLIAPYGEGNYIYTGLSFFRELPAGVPGAYKLFSNMLSVGKDKLENKDQIKG from the coding sequence ATGCGACACTTTGTGGCAATCTTTACCTTTAGTTTTCTGCTAGCAAACTTTGTTACTGCCCAAACCCCAAGAAACCAGAATCCCTCAGACATTTATCATGCCGTGCAAAAACTCAACTTTTTGGGCACTGCCTTATATATTGCTGCGCATCCGGACGATGAAAACACAAGGCTAATTTCGTATCTGGCCAATAACGTTCACGCAAGAACCGGCTATCTGTCCTTAACAAGGGGTGATGGGGGCCAAAATTTGATTGGTTCAGAGCTAAGGGAACTTTTAGGAGTTCTTCGTACCCAAGAACTGTTAGCAGCAAGACGAGTGGACGGTGGGGAGCAGTTTTTTACCCGTGCTAATGATTTTGGGTATTCCAAGCACCCAAAGGAGACACTAAGAATTTGGGACAAGAGCACCATCCTAGGAGATGTCGTAACGACCATAAGAAAATTTAAACCGGACGTTATTATCAATAGGTTTGACCACAGAAGTCCAGGTTCCACGCACGGCCATCATACAGCATCGGCCATGTTGAGTGTAGAAGCCTTTGATATGGCGAATGATCCTAATGCATTTCCAGAAAGATTAAAGTCTACGGAACTATGGCAACCGCAACGTCTATTTTTTAATACCTCTTGGTGGTTTTACGGAAGTCAAGAGAAATTTGAAAAAGCGGATAAATCAAAGCTATTGAATGTTGACGTTGGTGTATTTTATCCCACTTTAGGAAAATCCAACAATGAAATAGCTTCATTAGCCAGTAGCCAACATTTATGCCAAGGTTTCGGTAGGATTACCTCCAGAGGATCACAACCAGAATATGTTGAACTGCTAAAGGGCGATTTGCCAAAGGACAAGAATAATTTATTTGAAGGCATCAACACCACTTGGTCACGAATCGAGGGAGGCGAAGCAATTGGTGCTCTTTTAAATAAGGTAGAGCAGAATTTCAATTTTAAAAATCCCGCCATTCATCTTTCTGATCTCACTAAGGCATACAACCTATTGCAACAAGTGAGCAACGAACATTGGAGAAATTTAAAATCAGAGGAGTTAAAAACAATAATCGCTGCGATTACCGGTCTTCATTTACAGGCATTCGTTACTACTGCTAGTTCCAATCCAGGCGAAGTCCTATCAGTGAATATTGAAGCCTTAAACCGAAGCGAGAACAATATACTTTTGGAATCCGTTGTAATAAATGGGCAATTAATAGCGGATACATCATCAGAGTTGAAAGAAAACGTGATGGTAAAAAGCACTACGGAATTTACAATTCCAAAAAACACCAATTTTACCAGTCCTTATTGGCTGCTGGAGAACGGCACCTTAGGCACCTACAAGGTTAATAATAAGGATTTAATTGGGCTTCCTGAAACACCAAGAGCCTTCAATGCTACGTTCAACCTCGCTTTTGAAGGTGTCAACATACCCATAACCACTAGTATAGTGTATAAATATGCGCAACCGGATAAAGGGGAGATTTACCAACCTTTTGAAATAGTTCCAGAGGCCACGGCCAGTTTTAGCGATAAAGTAATTATCTTTTCGAACGATACGCCAAAAGAAATCCCTGTTACCATAAAGGCTCACAAGGATAACGTTTCTGGCCTTTTGCAATTCTGTTATGACAACGAATGGAATGTGGACAGGGAGACGAAAGAATTTAGCATAGCTAAAAAAGGAGATGAACAAACGGTATCCTTCACCCTTAGTCCGCCCCAATCAGAAAATGAAAGTTACATCTCCCCTATTATTAAATTAAATGGCGCGGAAATCACGAAGGAATTAGTGACCATAGACTACGATCACGTTCCTACCCAAACTATCTTATTACCTTCAGAAGCGAAAGTAGTTCGGTTAAATATCGAAAAGGTAGGAGAGCATATTGGATATATCATGGGTGCAGGCGATGCCGTTCCAACAAGTTTGGAACAAATAGGCTATAATGTCCATCAAATTGATCCAAATGACATCTCTGAAAACACTTTGGATAAGTATGATGCAGTTGTTTTAGGAATTAGGGCTTACAATGTGGTCAAAGAACTAAGTTTTAAGCAAAAGTACATACTGGATTATGTAAAAAACGGAGGTAACGTTATTGTACAGTACAACACAGCGGGAAGGTGGAACAACCAATTTGAGAATATAGCTCCATACGACCTTCAAATTTCTAGGGATCGTGTTACCAATGAAAACTCAGAAGTTGCCATTATTGCCAAAAATCATTCTCTAGTTAATTATCCCAATAAGATTTCCGAAGATGATTTTAACGGATGGGTTCAGGAAAGGGGACTTTATTTTCCGAACAAATGGAGCAAGGAATTTACGCCAATTTTAGAGATGAAAGATGAGGGGGAAAGCCTTAAGAAAGGAAGCCTTTTAATAGCTCCTTACGGAGAAGGAAATTATATTTACACGGGCCTTAGCTTTTTTAGAGAGCTACCTGCCGGTGTTCCTGGAGCGTATAAGTTATTCTCGAATATGTTATCCGTCGGAAAGGATAAATTAGAAAACAAAGACCAAATAAAAGGATGA
- a CDS encoding sodium:solute symporter — protein MGVLDWTILCGTLLFIVAYGVWRTKGSTNVNDYVRGGNEAKWWTIGLSVMATQASAITFLSTPGQAFHDGMGFVQFYFGLPLAMIIICLVFIPLYHRMKVYTAYEFLESRFDLKTRSLAAILFLIQRGLAAGITIFAPSIILSAVLGWDLRTLNVIIGTLVIIYTVSGGTKAVSVTQKQQMFIIMTGMFIAFFFILGYLPSDITFTKAMKIAGASNKLNVLDFSMDTSSRYTFWSGITGGLFLALAYFGTDQSQVQRYLSGKSIRESQLGLVFNGIFKIPMQFFILLVGVMVFVFYQYNPSPLNFNPSATQAVMSSTYAEDYKLLQEGQVSLEAEKRIAQNNFSAALEIKEYAAVEVAKQQIIKINEKDRANRVAAKKLIAQADETVETNDKDYVFIHFILNNLPKGLIGLLLAVILSAAMSSTASELNALGTITALDVYKRNKSLGNRVLSFINLISFGYYKGNKNTVLTEKHYVRASKGFTLLWGIIAILIACIASLFDNLIQLVNIIGSIFYGNVLGIFLLAFFVKFVRGNAVFFAALLTQLIVCVVYYNLIHIYPSGEEKLGYLWLNFIGCALVMTIAIVFEIFDRMLSKPLTSN, from the coding sequence ATGGGAGTATTAGATTGGACTATTCTTTGTGGCACCCTACTCTTTATTGTAGCTTATGGTGTTTGGAGAACCAAAGGAAGTACTAACGTAAATGACTATGTTAGAGGAGGAAACGAAGCTAAGTGGTGGACTATAGGTCTATCCGTAATGGCAACACAGGCAAGTGCTATAACATTCCTTTCTACCCCCGGACAAGCTTTTCATGACGGAATGGGATTTGTTCAATTCTACTTTGGACTTCCATTGGCCATGATTATCATTTGCCTTGTCTTTATACCACTTTATCACAGAATGAAGGTATACACGGCCTATGAATTTTTAGAAAGTAGGTTCGATCTTAAAACACGCTCCTTGGCGGCTATATTATTTCTTATTCAAAGGGGTTTGGCTGCCGGGATAACCATTTTTGCACCTTCCATTATTTTATCTGCTGTGCTGGGTTGGGATTTACGAACCTTAAATGTTATTATAGGAACCTTGGTCATCATATACACCGTATCGGGCGGTACAAAAGCAGTAAGTGTCACTCAAAAACAGCAGATGTTTATTATTATGACCGGCATGTTCATCGCTTTCTTTTTTATCCTCGGCTATTTACCATCCGACATAACGTTCACAAAAGCAATGAAAATTGCAGGAGCCAGTAACAAGTTAAACGTCCTCGATTTTAGTATGGACACCTCTAGCAGATATACGTTCTGGAGTGGTATCACGGGTGGGCTCTTCCTTGCTCTAGCTTACTTTGGAACAGATCAAAGCCAAGTACAACGTTATCTCTCTGGTAAATCTATAAGAGAAAGTCAATTGGGGTTGGTTTTCAATGGTATATTTAAAATACCCATGCAATTCTTTATCCTATTGGTAGGAGTTATGGTTTTTGTGTTTTATCAATACAATCCATCTCCATTAAATTTTAATCCCTCTGCAACCCAAGCGGTGATGAGCTCAACATACGCAGAAGATTATAAACTGTTGCAAGAAGGTCAAGTTTCATTGGAAGCAGAAAAGCGAATTGCACAAAACAATTTTTCCGCTGCCTTAGAAATTAAGGAATATGCAGCGGTTGAGGTCGCCAAACAACAGATTATTAAAATCAACGAAAAAGATCGTGCAAATAGGGTCGCCGCAAAAAAACTCATAGCCCAAGCAGATGAAACGGTAGAGACCAATGATAAGGATTATGTTTTTATTCATTTTATACTGAATAACCTACCCAAAGGTTTAATCGGTCTATTATTAGCCGTTATCCTTTCGGCCGCTATGTCCTCTACAGCCTCCGAATTAAACGCTCTTGGAACCATTACGGCATTGGATGTTTACAAGAGAAATAAGTCCCTAGGGAATCGCGTACTCTCTTTTATAAATCTTATTTCTTTCGGCTATTACAAGGGTAATAAGAATACAGTGCTAACAGAAAAACACTACGTTCGTGCTTCAAAGGGCTTCACGCTACTATGGGGTATAATAGCAATCCTAATTGCCTGTATTGCCAGCCTTTTTGATAATTTAATACAACTCGTGAATATTATTGGGAGTATATTCTATGGTAATGTTTTAGGTATTTTTCTTCTAGCGTTTTTTGTGAAGTTCGTTCGGGGAAATGCAGTTTTCTTTGCGGCTTTACTCACTCAGCTAATTGTCTGCGTGGTCTATTATAACCTAATACATATTTACCCCTCTGGCGAAGAAAAATTAGGTTATCTATGGTTGAATTTTATTGGTTGTGCGTTGGTAATGACCATAGCCATTGTATTCGAAATCTTTGACCGTATGTTGAGCAAACCTTTAACTTCTAATTAA
- the galK gene encoding galactokinase produces MVETIKSAFKANYNSDPLLIKAPGRLNIIGEHTDYNLGYVLPASINKGVYFAIQTNQSNSIHVETFIIQPERLIFDVEGNNRPFNSFWGNYFKSILEILIERKYPLKGFDCVFGGDIPIGAGLSSSAALCCGFIYGISEVLDLGISKEEIAIIAQRAEHRIGLNCGLMDQYAILFGKKDYVLFLDCKSLKYEYVPTNIKGYSWVLINSNITHNLAVDEAYNERRRSCEKVVAKVNEFRKEVKSLRDVSLADLERIRNVVSPVDYKRSFYVLQENDRVLKMKTALYKGQPEQIGKILLEGHWALSQEFEISTKELDYLVSTSEKLTGIMGARMMGGGFGGCTINLMKTSLLNESIESILSKYKSEMGIEAEVYHLQVDEGLQLLDISQ; encoded by the coding sequence ATGGTAGAAACAATAAAATCAGCATTTAAGGCCAATTACAATAGCGACCCTCTTTTGATAAAAGCCCCCGGCCGGTTAAATATAATCGGGGAACATACAGATTATAACTTGGGCTATGTTTTACCCGCATCCATAAACAAAGGAGTATATTTTGCTATTCAAACAAATCAATCCAACTCTATTCATGTAGAAACCTTTATAATACAACCAGAGCGCCTCATATTCGATGTAGAGGGAAATAATAGACCTTTCAACTCTTTTTGGGGAAATTACTTTAAATCTATTCTTGAAATATTAATCGAAAGAAAATATCCATTGAAAGGTTTTGATTGCGTCTTTGGTGGCGATATACCCATAGGCGCCGGCCTTTCTTCTTCCGCAGCGCTGTGTTGCGGTTTTATATATGGTATTTCAGAAGTATTGGACTTAGGTATTTCAAAAGAAGAAATTGCAATAATTGCTCAAAGAGCGGAACACCGAATAGGTTTAAATTGCGGCCTAATGGATCAATACGCCATATTATTCGGTAAAAAAGACTATGTGCTGTTCTTGGATTGTAAAAGTCTAAAATATGAATATGTGCCTACGAATATTAAAGGCTACAGTTGGGTACTTATTAATTCTAATATTACGCACAACTTGGCAGTGGACGAAGCCTATAATGAACGAAGGAGATCTTGTGAAAAAGTAGTAGCTAAAGTAAATGAGTTTAGAAAAGAAGTAAAGTCCTTACGCGATGTTTCATTGGCAGATTTAGAGAGAATAAGGAATGTAGTATCTCCTGTAGATTATAAACGTAGTTTTTATGTACTACAAGAGAATGACAGAGTTCTAAAAATGAAAACCGCCTTATATAAAGGTCAACCTGAGCAAATCGGTAAAATCTTATTGGAAGGACATTGGGCTTTATCCCAAGAGTTTGAAATTAGCACAAAAGAACTGGACTACCTCGTTAGCACCAGTGAAAAATTAACAGGTATAATGGGCGCAAGGATGATGGGCGGTGGATTTGGCGGTTGCACTATTAATTTAATGAAGACCAGCCTCTTAAATGAAAGTATTGAATCAATTTTGTCCAAATACAAATCTGAAATGGGAATAGAAGCAGAAGTATATCATTTGCAGGTCGATGAAGGCCTTCAGTTATTGGATATATCGCAATAA